A window of Rhipicephalus microplus isolate Deutch F79 chromosome X, USDA_Rmic, whole genome shotgun sequence genomic DNA:
TTTTAAATAAGCATGCTGAGAAAAGGATGATGAATTTTCACCCCTGCTATGCGCTTTTTGTGAAAGAAAGGCCTGCAATATGGACAGAAAAACTTTTTATGTTAAGTTTAAGAATTTTTATAACAAAGTATACGTTACGCAGACACTCTAAATATAATTGAGCGTAAGGACCGGTATGCCTATACATAGCCAAACAAATTATAGGTACGTATTATTAATATACTTTGTGTAATTAATTCATCGACGAGTTCGAAAAACGCAACAGAGCAGATAATTAGTGGGGCACTCCACATCTCcgtcattattgatttactgtgcttcCAAGAAAATTTTTACGGCAAAACATAGTGCTGATATCTTCTTTACACAGATCAGACAGCAATAATATATAAAATTTTTAATGAAATGTAAGAGGTCGACCAGCCATGCTGTGTTCGATCTTACGTGAAATCACGCAGCTTACGCCAGCTGCTTTGAGCGGACGAATCTATAGACGAAATATGTCGGGgcctgcaggaatcgaacccaagcttTCTGCGTAGCAACCTAGTATTCTGCCGCGGAGCCGCCGTCCGCGCCGGCTCAAGCGCTACATTTATATAGCTTCCCGCTACTGGGGTTGAACACCCATTtcgctgttggcatcgttacgaacAGTACACATTTTAATTTTTAACATGCCTGCGTACATTTGTACATTTCGTTAGCGAGACAAAAAATACAACACAGCTATCTTTCATTAACACCTATACTCAAGGCACATGTGACCATCCGAAGCTTTTTGCAATCGGGGCTCTACGACTCGAGATGTGTACCACGAATGGTCGCAACACATACCACCCTCATGTGCGCAAGTACGATGCTCCGAGAGCGTCATACCACGTACATTATCCTAGAGCAACCACGGATCGCATTACCTCGCGGAATTCATAACGCCGTTCCAATTCTGTCATTAATGCTTCATCCCTTCGACCAGGGACATTGCGCCATAAAGATTCACACTATATGTCAAACAGCGACGCGCGCACAAGGCGGGCCTTCAGAActagtttaagagaattttatttccagatatatcttacatagcttatgtgcacacaaagAGATAGACATGATGGTCATGCGTACGTACGTGCAAACTGTacatacagcgaaaataactcaTTTGCGAATGCAGTGATGTAAAATGCAGAAATTGTACAACAAGGACAAGACATCCAGCATCGAGATGATTAACCTTGTGGGCCCTGGTGTCCTCAaacgagaacaagtcctaaaaaAGGTGTTTGTGGCATTTTTAACCagaaaaacgaaactgaaaccgaAATTGTAGCGCTCGCAAAACATCTCCAGTGGCTTTGACATCAGTTCTCGCGCTCTCACGTTCGTCAGAGCAGCAGCGAGAACAACAAAGATGGAAGACGACGAACGGGGCGCTGGGCCAAGTAAGTGCggatttttgtatttttttacccGTAAACCACTGTTGTTGTCGCGATAAGAATTTAGCACAAAGTTTTTAACTCTATATAGAAGACGTAATCACCCAAGACATTCTCGGCAAATGCGTATTTCAGTGATCGCATGCATAAGAGCATTTGTCCTTATTTGAGTACACAGGGGTTCGGTGGTTGCCACGTTTCGCAGGTGATGGTGGGGCGTCTCGTGGCCGTACAGCTGCTTTTGCTTATTTTTCAGGTGCCGAAATGAAACCTCAATTCTTCTACTCAGCAACGAGAGCCCGTAGGCCCCGATTCGTGCCGCTCGAAGACGCGGATGAAATGTTCGCTCAGTTGGACAATggcggcaaggttccttttggcgttgcataagtggttgccagactggaagggtggttgttgccagactgccgctaaatttggccgAAAATTTttcttgtagttgtggcttcttcgtaagagtttggtgctatccgcggtgcatgagcgacgctggcctttttaattaacggaatgaaccgagcctagcagaagtcgagcgcggcgctgccgtgTAATTAAGAggctgttttaattaacggaatgaaccgcgcattagagaattcgttttatttacggaatgaaccgtgCCTAGCAGAAATCGAGCGTGGGGCTGccgcgcaattaagaggccaatttaattaacggaataaaccGCGCCTAGCAAAAGTCGAGCGTGAGGCAGCCGCGCAATTAAGAGGACGTTTtaacagctatgtacgcctggactcgcgaaatgcaccgcggatagcaacAAACTCTTACGgtaaagccacaactacaaaaaacaTTTTCGCCAAATttagcagcagtctggcaacaaccaccccaaagtctggcaacaaacttatgaaacgccaaaaggaaccttgccacaATGGCAACCTATAGGAGGGTTGCACATGGGCGTGGCCCGCGAGATGGCGCGAGCGTCGAAAAGGCAGCGCGTCCATCTTTGTGGTTCCCCTCGCCCGGCCGGCCCGGCAAGCAGTCACATGAACGTGATCGCGGGTGCGCGTCTGTGCGAGATTCTTGAGGTCAAACAATGGTGAACTGTGCCGTATTTGGTTGCTACAACCACTCGAAAAAGAACCCTGGTGATCAGAACGCGTCTGATGTCGGCTTTTTTTCCATACCTAAAGTTATTGTTAACCAATGCAAGCGCACGAAAGACGTCACGCAGCGACGAAGAGCGGAGTGGCTCCGACGCATTAATCGAAAAGACTTGGATGGATCGGGAACCCACTACTGCGTGTTGCGGTAAACATTTAATTTCCGGTAAGTTTTCGGAACCTATGCAACATCAAAGACGTTGGCTTTTGCTGTATGCCGTGTTGAAAAACGTTTTCGAAACGTGTTTACCAGCAGGAGACGAGCGCGTGCGCTACGTCCGGGATCGCTGCTTACGAAGCAGTCAGTTAAGCACATCAGCAGTAAAAGTTGCAACTGCACGCTTGAACAGCTTGGTAAATTACTGTCGCTTTCATGTCAAGCACTTCGTTTTTGTCCCGTCCACAAAACGTGCATCCAATTAAAGCAGCGGATTTCACTCTAGGTAGGGCCGGCGTGTTACTGCCTGCTTACGCATCGTTTAGACGAGAGCACACTGCGTCGCTGATTGTTGAGGGAACGGTCAGCTAAGCACATTAACGTTGATATCACCGCCGCTCTTTGCATTTCGCAGGACGCCCTTCTTACGCGATGGCTGAAGCCGATCCGGACTGGGCGCCATCTCTTCATCTTGGATATGGAAATCCAAGAGACAGTGGCAGTTCAGCGTCCCGGTAGGACTGCCAAAGAACGCTCATTAGTTCTTAGTTAATGTGAAAGCACCATATTTTTATATGTCTTGATTTGTTTATGTGCAGGCTGTAGTTAATGACCAAATTCTACTTTTTACAGACACACAAGGCATTTGAAAAGGCTGCAAAAGAAGCACAAGCTGTTCCAGCCGCTGCAAGCTTGCTCAGATGATGAAAGCATACCTCCCACGCCACTTGattgtgaaaacagtgaagagCCCGAGATGGCCATCCAGGAGGAATGCAGCATTAGTGGTACGTTTTATGCAATTTTATTCACATGAAAACTTTAGACCCAGGCAGTTTTATGTGTTAAAAAACAACGTCTCGACGTTACTAACTTGTCAATCTTTCAGGGAGGACTGACTTTGGGGAAACCACAGAGTTGACAATGCAGCAAATTAAGCTGCTTGAAGAGGAAAATAACCGCCTTATCTCAGAATTGGTTGACACCAAAGGCCAACTTCGCACTCACATCCTGTCTGAAGAATGCCTCAAAGAGAAGCCAGACATGCTGCAATTTTACACTGGGATGCCAAACTTTAATCTGTTATGGGCACTCTTCCTGGTTTTAGAACGAGGCATATCACATACAAGCCGGAACTGCTTGACGAAGTTCCAGGAGATGCTTGTCTTCCTCATTTGTCTCCGTCTCAATGTTCCATTGCAAGATTTGGCTTACAGGTGATCAAATTTTACATTACTTACGACTTTGTTTTTATTCTGGTAACTTGCTAACTACACGAATTCCTTACAGGTTTCATGTTTCCCGCGCCACAATCTCGAGGGTGTTCAACAAGTGGCTAGACGCGGCTTTTGTCCGTCTTGAAAGAGCAGTAGTGTGGCCAGAACGTGACGTCTTGCGTAAAACAATGCCAATGGTATTTCGAAAAGCATTTGGCACAGATGTAGTTGTCATACTCGACTGCTTTGAAGTGTTTATTGAACGGCCTTCATCAATGATCTCTCGTTCACAGACGTGGTCAACCTATAAAAACCACAACACAGTGAAATTTCTCGTTGGCATTGCTCCTCAAGGAAACGTAACATTCATGTCACATGGCTGGTGTGGCCGCACTAGTGACAAGGCAATAACGGAAGGAAGTAAAATGCTCGACAATCTTTTGCCTGGCGACATGGTTCTAGCGGACAGGGGCTTCACAATATCAGACTCTGTGGGAATACGTTCCGCTAGGTTAGTAACGCCTGCGTTCACAAAAGGCAAACCACAGCTTTCGGCTTTCCAAGTAGAAAGAACACGCAGGGTGGCCAACGTGCGCATACATGTCGAAAGGGTTATTGGTCTGCTGCGGAACAAGTTTCGCATACTGAAGCACACACTACCAGTTGAGATGCTCACTGCAGATGAGAAAGGATCAACAGTGCTTGACAAAATAGCATTTGTGTGCGCAGCGCTAGTCAACCTCTGCGATTCTCTGGTTCTTTTGGTTAATTGTGCAAAGCCCTGAAATGTGCCGTAGGCATACTCTTTTTTTAGTTTCGTCATTTTTTCTATTATGTTGTTCATGCTGCTGTCAGATATATTGTTTACATAGTTGTGTATAATCCATCGTTGTTAATAA
This region includes:
- the LOC119160756 gene encoding uncharacterized protein LOC119160756, whose translation is MAEADPDWAPSLHLGYGNPRDSGSSASRHTRHLKRLQKKHKLFQPLQACSDDESIPPTPLDCENSEEPEMAIQEECSISGRTDFGETTELTMQQIKLLEEENNRLISELVDTKGQLRTHILSEECLKEKPDMLQFYTGMPNFNLLWALFLVLERGISHTSRNCLTKFQEMLVFLICLRLNVPLQDLAYRFHVSRATISRVFNKWLDAAFVRLERAVVWPERDVLRKTMPMVFRKAFGTDVVVILDCFEVFIERPSSMISRSQTWSTYKNHNTVKFLVGIAPQGNVTFMSHGWCGRTSDKAITEGSKMLDNLLPGDMVLADRGFTISDSVGIRSARLVTPAFTKGKPQLSAFQVERTRRVANVRIHVERVIGLLRNKFRILKHTLPVEMLTADEKGSTVLDKIAFVCAALVNLCDSLVLLVNCAKP